Part of the Macrobrachium nipponense isolate FS-2020 chromosome 19, ASM1510439v2, whole genome shotgun sequence genome, ACAGTACTAAAATATGGCAAAAATATACATCAAAGTGAGCATTACATCttgcataaaaatatataccatctcaaaaatatatgaagatatattactgtattgtcaaacttttcttatcaaTAATTTCATCTTTAAATAATGGCAAAGCGTTGCATGTCCAACAGGGATGCCACTTTAATTTACGGAACTCTTCAAGACTTTTATAGAAGTCATAGTACGTCTCCTTTATTTCAGTTTCCTTGGGGAAACCTCGGAACCAGTCTTGCAATAAGTTTGCCAGTTCCTCTTTTGTTTTGAATATTAAACCATTCTCATTGTGATGTACTAACTCAGGAAGGGCTTGATACTCTATTGCTACAACGGGGATGCCACACCCAAACATATCTACCACTTTCATGGGTAAATCAAGGCCAGATGAAGAATAATGGAGGCACACACCAAGGTCAGCAGATGCAAGAAGCTTAGGATAATCTTCAGCTGACATCCAAGGGGTAATAACTTCTACATGCACCCAGTGTTGTTCAGCAATGAGGGATGTATAATAAGCTTTCATGGGTCCTTTTCCTGTCACAGCAACTATAAGAGGTGGATAGTGTTCAGGAAATTCTGTGCGTACTCTTTCATAATCTTCTAAGGCATGGAACAGGATAGAAAAATCCTCATCTTCTGTCCAACTGGTAGAGGATATCAGCAAAGCTGGGCGATCCTCACACTCTGCAACTCTGCCATCTGCATACCTTTCAGTAAACACATTCTTGTCAGGAGAGGAGCTAGAAAAACAATTGTATGTACCTGAAAGTTTCATCAGGTATTCATGTTTCTCCTCAATTGTCAAAGGGGAGAATCTAGCAGCTGGACGGTCATATAGGACGGTGACTTTTTTTATTCCCCAGTTTTGTTCGAGGTCTACTTTCATGGCCTTTGTAACGCACAAACCACCATGAGCAAGCTTGCCAAACACCCTTTCAGTCCACCTATATACTGACACTAAGGGATGATTGGGTCTTACTGAGAGGGCTAAAATAGTGTATCCATAATTATGCCAGTCAACATAAAATTTTGTCCGTGTGATGAAGCAGTACAACCAGCAAACAGGCATCGCAGGAACCCCGGGGGGGTTCTGCAGTAAGAGCTTTTCACTACAGGGGCATGTAGCAAGGGTAAAGAAAAGCACAACAGCTTGCCATAGCACCTTCAATATATAGGCTAAAAGTTTTGGAAACACTGACAGGAACTCAGGAGCAGGTCTCATGTACGTTAATGTGATATGTTCATCACTCAAGATTTCTATTTGAGGTTTTGTCCCAGAAAAGCCTATGAGGTTTACTTCAAATCCTTCTTGTGAGAGTGAAAGTGCATGATAGTTCATTCGAGGCGAACGACCAAGGTCTCCTAATACAACGACAGTGACATGCTCTCGCTCCTCAGTAGCTTCGTCATCCATAGTTGAGGAAATTAATTTGCACACCTGTAATGTTAAGAGAACTCAGAGGTAACTTACATCAATGATCAGACGAAAATCAGTAAAAGAGAATA contains:
- the LOC135214719 gene encoding chitobiosyldiphosphodolichol beta-mannosyltransferase-like; the protein is MDDEATEEREHVTVVVLGDLGRSPRMNYHALSLSQEGFEVNLIGFSGTKPQIEILSDEHITLTYMRPAPEFLSVFPKLLAYILKVLWQAVVLFFTLATCPCSEKLLLQNPPGVPAMPVCWLYCFITRTKFYVDWHNYGYTILALSVRPNHPLVSVYRWTERVFGKLAHGGLCVTKAMKVDLEQNWGIKKVTVLYDRPAARFSPLTIEEKHEYLMKLSGTYNCFSSSSPDKNVFTERYADGRVAECEDRPALLISSTSWTEDEDFSILFHALEDYERVRTEFPEHYPPLIVAVTGKGPMKAYYTSLIAEQHWVHVEVITPWMSAEDYPKLLASADLGVCLHYSSSGLDLPMKVVDMFGCGIPVVAIEYQALPELVHHNENGLIFKTKEELANLLQDWFRGFPKETEIKETYYDFYKSLEEFRKLKWHPCWTCNALPLFKDEIIDKKSLTIQ